The following nucleotide sequence is from Zea mays cultivar B73 chromosome 1, Zm-B73-REFERENCE-NAM-5.0, whole genome shotgun sequence.
CGTCGTCTAGCCCATTACTTGAAAATTTGCTATTTTTTCACCCTTAATTTTGTTTCTCTGTTATTATGTCATCCAACGTCTATGACTTATGGGACTATCTGGGTCTATGATTTATGGGTCCGATAGTAAATTGACAAAATCCACAAATGATAGTGCAAAATTGTAAATGGCTCCATTACTTGGTCGCCCAGCAACCATGTTGGCCACCCGGACAtgttcaacacatgcatcaatggAAACCGACCTCCAGAAGACATCCTAAATGTTGGAGAAGGAAGACGGCACATCAGAGTTGAATGACCTTGGGAGGTACGCCCAACCTCAAACTTGGTCGTTCGTCCCTCTAGATGGCTGACTAGCTTACCACGTGGTTAGTCGACCAATTGACTTAACCATTTTTCCAACCTAACTCCTATAAATAGATGGGCACTCTCTAAACTCCAAAAATATATCATTTACCATGTAACTCTCTCTTCCTCATGGAGGCGCCCCTCAGTTGGTGCTCTTCTAAAATCAATGTTTTAGTTAGGAGTTAGATTCAGAGCCCTATCATTCCCGAGTCGTCAGCAGAAGTTCTGTATGAGTTCTCTTGTATCTTTACTTTCATGTATGACTTGAATTATTTAATAGATATTATTTGTTTACTTTATGAGAGTATTTACATTCTTTTCTTGTGATGATGCATAAGAAAAATCGTAGTGATTGAATGTATTTTAGACTTTAGTTAGAGTTGCTCTGTGAGGCAATGCCTAGTTCAGTTGGTCGTGCTTGTGGGGACCTTGTGCATGCTTAGAATTAAGTTGTACAAACTTTGCTGTTTCTCTGGCTCGTCTATAAGAGTAGTAGTAAACCTCCATGTTTAGGCTAGCTGATTGTTTTACCTTGGATACACGCAACCCCACGTGAATTTGGGTGCCTTGGTGTGCAGTTGAGGCACAACCTGGCTTTAGGTAGGTCCTCTTGGTGACAACGAGAATGCACCTGTGTATTCCACCCCCGTTGTTCGTGTTGTTGTGTAGCTGCTATAGTTGATTGCCTATAAAGCTTGTCTTTTTGGTCTGGGTTACCAGCACTCTGATGCCCATAAGTGGCTCTTATAGTTTAGTGGCTGAAGTAAGCTTAAACCATTAAATAAAGATATACCTCTATTAGAGCAACTGAACAGGAAATGTGCTATATGTCATCTCTAACTTGGTTTTGATAATTAATGACCAACACAATCCCgagtactaactagtttgctaaatGTGTACTTGTAGGTTTGTCAGTACCCTGAGAATGGGTACCCTCTGCTATTGTGTCAAGGCGGGAACCCATGTAGTTAGCTCTAGCCGCGTGCTAAGGGGCTGAGTAGGCCGACCGCTCAAGCCCAGTCTGCCTAAACAAGCAGCTAGTCTCGGACTAGTCCGTCGCTTCAGGACGCTCACGGTATAGTTGCACACCTCAAGCAAGGGTAAGTTTATGGACTAGTGCTGGGAATTAGACCGGATCAGGCCAGTCTGGTCCAAGTCCATCGTGCTTCGTGCCAAACAGGTTCGGATCAGGAAAGCCCAAACAATTTTTGGGTCGTGCCGTGCCAGCCCGAAGTATAAAAAGAGTGACCCACCCCGGCTCTAAACTATGTCGTGCCTTCGTTGGGtcgtgccggcccaagcccgacccgtatatttgaccacataaaatcaaaatattataaccatataaagttcatagcttactaaattaaagatattaaacaattctagcatcatttaaccacgtaaactccaaatataacaacaatataaagttgatatcttactaaattaaagaaattaaacaaattGGGCTTGATTGGGtcgtgccggcccaagcccggcccatCTATGCGGGCCGTGCCGAGGGCCCGACGGGTCGGAATTTGAGGCCCGGCCCAGGCCCGCCTTCGGGCCGTGCTAGCCCGACCCATATTATTTCGTGCCGGGCCatgctttgggctcttattttCGGACCGTGCTCGTGCTGGCCCTAAAAGCCCGGCCCAGATTCCCAGCACTATTATGGACAACACCTACGAGTCTGCACCCCCTACTAGTGATGCCCGAACCCACGAAACGCCACTTGGGTCACCTAGGGTCAGTCTGTGATGGACACGTGTGATGAATCGAAGCTCCTTGCATGCCTTTCGGACCTCAGTCAGTACGGGCCTAGGGCTACAACCTGCCCACATCCTGGGCGCAGGCCCTCCGCAGATAGGGGTCTGGTAACGACACGTGGCCTCAAGGCATCTGGCACAAGCCTTTGAGTAAAAACAAGCCTCTAGTCTGCAGGCCCACTGCCCGTATTTAATGAGAGCAGACAATGGCGTGCTCTACCACACATGGAGCACGACAAACATCTGACAGATTGACAAGACTGCTCTGCACGCTACCGATATGCGCAATGGCATAGCTAcgccatgcgcatttaatgcctgcTTAGGATAACACGAGTTGCCGAGGAGGCTATCATATGAGTAGACAGCAGCATCATGAGGCACAACTCAGACAGCGATATGCCCGCTATGATGAGGTCTGGAGTTGACAACACAGAGATATCGCATTAACTCATGCGCACGCCAGCTTGCCAAGCCTCGATGACGTCAGCATACCAGGAACATCCTGTTGTGGGCTTAGATCGATAAACAAGATGGAGAACGTATCTGGTCGAAAGATACGCACGACGGTCGAGGAGAAGGAGATCTTAGCCCACCGTTGCGCTTATAGCTCCATGTTGTATATATTTAATACTGGAACACTAGGTCCACCTATCGGGGCCCAGTCCCTTGTAACGTGCCACCCTTAGACTATAAAAATGATGGCACATACGATACAAGGACACACGCTCAAACTCCCCCGGAGACATCTCCATCGAGACCAAGGTTTCCTCAAGCTCTCAGCAATACAACCCACAGTGGAGTAGGTATCACACCACGACGACCCAAACtaatctaaatccttgtgtgctcTTGTGTTCATCCTTCTGATAGAGGGAAAGGCTTGATCTTCTGTGAGGTAGGATAACTTGAttaagtggagatctcgacgttgatgatccaaggctccgagcaaaCGGATCCTCCCAATCACTAAACCATGGCtctgttggttatcacccgtgacacacgagtgacctcacCATGAAGGCTTATCCCAGCAAGTGCAATCAATAATACAAGCAAGAACAGAAAGAACACAACCAAAACTGTGTTGATTACGAGTTGGGGTATCACAAACTGATGAACGACAAATTCTTAGATGACAaatatgatctaagcaaaacccaaacactAATATGGTGGTGGTTGCTGATAAAATAGAGATTAGGGGCGTGCATGACCTTTGGTTGCATCCCTAATATGCTCCAACACGATACATGGCCCAACAGCCCAACATACGGTGTTGCAACactaaaacagaatctgaacgctaacttgtttcgacgattcctgttgactccggatgaattttaaggtgatTCCAGTTGGGTTGGAAAGCGTATCTCCTTAGGTTTCCATCCATATAAAGCATAACCTAATCGGAgttcggatgcatcttgggcgtctgtTTTAGTGTAGACTAGTCCTAGACTTCGAGGTGGAGACGAAGTTGAGTCAGACTTGGATTTCTCTTGTTGTGAATATCCTAGCTTCTCGTCCTTGAcatcttggcctttcccaagtccttactagtcctctccaaggttcctaatcataaaAACATTCATGGCAtcaagcgtaagctctaaaacacaattgattAGGTAAGAATGAACCTAGAGGTTTAGTTGTCGTGCACATGCTCGTGTTATCAGTCCATGCTTTATTTttatgggagtgatgtcctcatcatcttcTAACCAGGCAACCCTAGGTTGCCTTATGGTATTAGAATTAGCCGTTCATAAGTGCTAATTTGTGAAATCCAACTCAACTTTTAGCTCAAACTGAGGTAAAATAGGGCAAACCTTGGATGAGGTGATTTATGACTAGTTCACAAGTTTAGATAAGTTCTAACTGTTCTTAGGAATGTTTTTAGCACCTTAGAGGCTTTGGATTGAGATATTTCAGAAAATGTGCATTTAGAACTAATTTTGAGCTTAAACCAAGATTCTGAGTTGGAGATAAGAAAAAGGTGATGGCAACTTTTGTTCTACAAAAGCTCTTGAATAAATAACACATGTGCCTCATTTTCTCACTATTTATCTATAATCTTTCATGGACTTTCGCTATTTACCTATTATCTAGAAGTGTACATTATGTGTTTTCTGGAATCTTTGTTTTTTCTTGGGAGATTGCCTTCACACCAATCCTTTCATGTTGCACAGTATGATTTTATGTTTTTTTTGCTATTGAGGAATAAAGATTCAGACTTTTTTTGTTCTCCCTCGTTATCCCGATCACTTTTACCATGATTCTTGTTGTGTATTCGCTTCATTGCCTTTTAGAATCGTCGTATCGTTCGCATGGGCACCTTACTAGTATGAATAGTAGAAGAGTTGGGAGAAGCACGAGCAAGATACTTGCCTTCTTGATTTCTTTATTAACCATAGGGGTACGTTATATAGCTGAGATAGCAGCCCCTAACAAACTAATCAACTCTATCCAAGAGTTCCAAACTAATGCTTATCCATTTAAACAAACCAACTAATGCTTATCTATCTAAACGAACTAACTGATACTTATCCATCTAAACAAATTAATTGATGCTTATTCATCTAAACAAACTAACTGATGTTAACAACAAACTAATTGATGCTTATTCATCTAAATACGCTGATATGGGATGCCAGTCAGAACATCATATATTTTGCTTTAAGAAATACTCGACAAAGTTATTTATTTTGAATCATTATAACTCTATGTAATCTGAAATTGTTTAATACTTTAAATTTTCTCGCTATTTATTTTGAAACATTAGAGCTCTATGTAATATGAAATTGTTTAATACTTTAAATTTTCTCACTTGAGGTAATCGTATAGATTTAACATTGTTTTACTATTCTTATTTTCTTCTATTTTACTATAATTATTGAGGAtataaaaagaaaaactaatgacACAAACATTGAGATTGATCTAGGGTCCTCCAAAATCCAGAGTCAGCCCTGAGCATAGGTACATGCACAATGAAGCAATACAACAAAACAGATGACGAGACATCAGCTAACTTGAGTCAAGAGTTACTTGCATGATCGAGACATCAGCTAACTTGAGTTAAGAGTTACTTGCATGATCGGGCAAGCATACGAGGTAGGCATGCTAATTCTTATCAGTTTGCTCTTAGTGATCAGACTTCTAGATTTTTTGTGTTGACCATGGACAAATAATACAGAGTTGTGTTCATGTGGTTTGCTTAGGCACAGACATGTCAAAGATTAGCATGGTTTATTAAACATCTTACGATAAATTGTATTAATTCATAGATTTCTTAGGCATGTACTGTAATTAAATATAGCTTTGATTTTGTTGTATCCCATCTTAGTTGCAAGCTTCTATTATTGAACTGAAATTGAGGTTGACATATTTTCCTTTCTGAATTTTGTGTCGCTTGCCATTTGGTAAGGTCTAAATCTGAAAGCATGAACACGGTTTTCTTCCTCTTTTTAGATTACTGAATGGATGAGCAACCGATCTATAAAAGAGATATAAGAATGTATGATAGTCTATATTTTTCCCACTGAATTTTATGTTGCCAATTTTCTCAAGTATATAAGTGCAGGAGATTCAAATATTAGTCAGGGTGTCTTGATACATGTTGAGCCTTCGCTTCAAGTTTTATGTCTAGTAACATATAAATTTTTTATTCTAGACAAGGATCATCAGTTCAACAATCTCCTCTAGCTGCCCCTTCAGCTGGATCTCCATCTCAAGCTACTGCAAATCCACAAGGAACCAGTGGTATTCAAGGAGCCTCTTCTACCGACAATAAATTCAGTAGCAGGAAACAACTTCCAGCGGTATGTCATATATGATtagttgcatgttttgtgtcttcTAACGTTAATGAGCATTTTCTTGATTGAATGTCATGTCACTGAGTGGAGTTTTATTTGACAAGCACTACATATGTTGTCAGGTAGTTAAGTGAAAGACTCTAAATGTTGCGGGTTTGTAACTAGGTAGCCTTTAGGTCGTGCTAACTACTTATTATCTGATCATTGCAACTTATAAATTTTGGACGATGAACAACTTATAAATGTACCAAGCTctgttcttaaggcgtcgcctaggcgtccgggcggtggtctaacgcctaggcgccttgcccgcctacctcgcctaggcgtcgcctaggcgccgcctaggcgtccgggcggtgctccaacgccttggaccgccttaccgctttaaaaaccatggtACCAAGATTGTATGTATATCATCGTATCTCATGTTTATTCATGTAAAAAAGAACAATTAATATTATGTTATTTCAGTACTCTTATATGCAATATCCCTTCTTCTTTATATACACATTTTTGACATAATCATAAAAAAATGCATGCAGGGCGCGCGTTAGACACTAGTTGACATATCAGTCCGACACATTCCATGGCTGATGTGACTATGTGAGCTGAGAAACCAGGCTACCTGACCACAACAAGGTCAACAGGAAGGCAGGCTTATCAAGATGACAATCACCAAGTACCCGCGAACTCAACAAAGGATGGTTCTTCAGTTTAGCAGCATAAGGTATAGAGGCAGGAAAGGCGAGCAATGCAGGTAACAAGGTGTACTGAATATTGATGTTCGTGTTAGATTTATTGAACTGAATTTATATTTGTCAAAGACAACAAATATGAAAAAACACACAAATCATAGAATGGAGAGTAACATGGGTCATGGTGGAAAAATCCAAGTGAGCTATATAGAAGAGATACAGAAGACAACTGCAATAATGCATGTTCAACTAAACAGCACAAGCCCAATGCATGAACTGAATGTACTAATGTAATCTGGAAACACAAAACAGTGGTATAACAAAAAGTGATACCAGCTACTTAGCTACAACAAGACTAGGCGTGGCATAAGAGACACCAATAACACAGTCGAAAAtatcctctgaagcataatatttcaTAGTATCAGCTCACCTTAGCCCACCAAATGTTCAGGAAGAAGCTGAGCATGTATTCACGCCATCCTTGCAATCACGTGTAAGCTCGTTGAATGTCTCCACATGCCTCTTCCCCCTCAAGAATACCTCAGTGTCAACTGCAATCCTCATATAGCCATCAAATTCTACTGGCTGACCATTGCTCAGCTCCTTAGTTTCAGTGAACCACTCACTATTCTCATCCCACAGGTACTTGAAATCATCAAGGAAGTGTGTTTTATACTTTTCCTTGAGTGGGTTAAAGAACGATTTGTCAGGTTCATTGGTAGCAATGTACAAATACCGGCCAGCACCAACCTTATCATTAAGTGCCATAAGGAGACTGTCTGGTGAGGTATCTCTGTCAAGGTTTGGCCAAAGTTGTGTGTTCTGCGCTTTCTCCCCTCTGACAACATGGACCGAGTCAAAGTCCCAGTTCATCCGTGAGGCAATGGCAGATACAATCTCCATCAAGCGACGAGATTTCCACAGGAAATGCCATGGGCGCTTGATTATTCCCTCAGTCTCACCCTCGCACACACGTGACCAATAGTTATCAGGCTCAACATTCCCAAACTTCCTCATGATCAATGTGTCCTTGATGTCACGAAGTTTCATTGGGGTCATCCTGATGTCTTCAGTGTAGAAGTTCTTGAGCCTATCTTTCTTGTGCCACTGTCCCCAATCTTGCCAGAACTGGCTCTGGTCAATCACGGACGCAGATTGCTTCAAATGCTCAAAATCAAAGTAGAGCCTGAAATCTCTTTCTTCATCCTTGCCACTCGAAGTATACCGTGCATTGAGGCAGACATTCAAGTCCATGACAAGAGTCCGGTTCAAGAATTGTGCCTCACCAAGGGCACACAAGAACCCCCAAATGAAATGGTTCATGCTCTTGCACCTCTCGCCACCACCAATGTAAATAAGGTACTTACCACGGCTGAAATCAGACTCAGAAGCAACCACTGGCAAGCTGTCATTGACAGCCTCACCAACAACAAACACCGGCTCCGCTGCAGCCCCAGCAGCCTCATTGTTGGCGGTGTTCTCGTCCAGCCTAATCTGTGTCTTAACCGGCACGAAGTCAGTCACAGGTGCATCCTGCTTtcccttcttccctttcttcccCTTGCGCCGTCCATTGCGCTTGGCACCCACACCCGAGTGGTATTCACCCACGGTGTCGACGACGAGGCTGCAGGTGTTGACGTCGCGGGTAAGCGTGAACCGGCGGTAGTCCTTGTAGTATGTGGTCCGGCCGGTGCCGATGGCGTCGGCAGCGGGGCGGAAGCGCCACGCGAGGTCACACTCCATGGGACTCCCCGGCACCGCCACGGGACGGCCAAAGCGGTAGAAGTGGAGGTCGGGGAACCGCTCGATGGCCGCGCGCATGAGCAGGTTGAAGAGTTCCCTGTCTCCTGTGCAGTCCACGGGCGCCTCCGTGTCGCAGGAAACCGCCTCCGCAACGGCGGTTTCCTCCGCCACCGCTGCACCCTCGCCCGTGGCCGCATCAGTGTCGACGGTGACGGCCCGCTCCGTCTCGGGCTCCGTCTTCTCGGCCTCGGCGCCAACTTCGGAGAGCTTGATGAACGGGACGGCCTCCGCGACGACTTCGACACCCCCAGCGGCGACCTCGCCGGCGGCGCCGGTGGACGAGGAGTTGAAGTCCTCCCCGGTGCGCAGCACGGAGTCGTCAGTGAGGAAGGTGGAGGTGGAAGTGGCGGAGGTGAGGAAATCGGTGAGCTGGTGAGAGGACGGGTGGAGGAGCGGATCGTCGGGGCTGTGGAACGCCGCGAGGAGCGTGAATGCGAGCACGGCCGCCACGAAGAGCGCGAAGAGGAGGTTGCCCCCCGACCGCAGCGCGGCGCGAAGGTCTGGCACCCCGCCGCGCCACCGTGGCGCGGACAGTGCCGCCGCCCGCCCCAGCATTCGCGGATCTGGATTCGGATTGGGAGTGAAGTGGGGGAATAGGAGGGATCTGGCTGGAGGGGGCGGAGTGGCGGACGCCGACAAGGCGACAGGACGCGAGCGAGCGGGCGTGGAGATCACTCCTCCCGTCCTCCGTACTGGGCACGCGGCCGCCGGTAGTGGTAGCTTAACGGAGTTGCAACATTTGTCGGTCGGCCAGCCGGCCCGTTGACTGTTGCAAACTGCGGCCCGGGGATTTCGGCCTGGCCTGTTCATGGGGTCTCACGGGCTGCGTTGGGCCTGGGTTATCCATGGAACTTTTCTATTTCACCTATAGATGGCAATGGGTCTCGATCCCGATTATCCGCGAAGAATTCTTTCATTAAGGACTAGTTTGATAACCCCATTTTCCATGGTATTTCTAATTTCCCAAGGGAAAATAAactttagaaaaatgaaaaaCTCGTGGGAAAAATGGAGTTCTCAAACTAGCTCTAAGAGATAGTTTGGGGAATTGGATGAAATAAAATCCACTCCTTATTCAATTTGGAATAAAAAGTGGATTTTAGTCCCTCAAATTTCCTCCGGTTTTAGActctcaaactagccctaagggaTGAGGATAGAGAAGTTTCTTTCCCCACGAGGATGTTAATGGGGAAAAATTCTCCCCCGACAGTAAACGGGGACTTCCCCGTGGGGACCCGTTAAGCTTACATCTGACGGTGTTTtataatagttaatgataaaaataaacaaTGACATTGTCAAGAGATCACTTGTTGTACAAATATGTTCATTTTGATGTACACATAATATTTTTTTACATCTCACAATGTGTATAAATGACAATGTTTCCATTAATAACAAAGAAAGTATGTCTTGAGTATAATTTACGCGGGGATGGAGATCCCCGATGGGGATTTATCCCGCAGGTAATGGTGATGGGAAAGAAATGTCCCCCGCAACCATTCAGGGGATCTCCATGGAGAATTTTTTTTTTCTCTCGGTGATGGAGATGGGGAGGTACAACCCGACAGGGAATTCCTCGTTGCCATCCCTAATTGCACCACCTTAGCACTCATCACATGCTGGAATTCTCGTGAAAGGTCTGATATCCTAAGGATGTCTTCAGCAGATCGTGCATATAGTTATATAAAACATGTTTTGTATTGTATACCGCATTGTTCATATAGTGAAGTTTAGAATACAAGATATGATAGAAGATAGAATGAGAAAGTTGTTGGAGACAGTCTAATGGTTATAGGAATCTCGCCTAGTGTAAAAGGAACGAGGTGTGGTTTTGGTGGGAGAAGGAAGCTAGAGATAAGACATTAATGATTAATGCAAGATAAAATCTACATAGTTTAGCACTAAAAGTTCATCAGTTCATCATGATCTTCTAGCGTGTTTTGATGgctaaataacaaaataattatAATTAACAAAATAATGAGTTTGATGAATCCCTAAGTAGGTTTCGGTGCTAATGATGATATAAAACTCATGTCATACCTTCAATGGTTTTAATAAGCCAAAAATAGATAAAGAGAAATGAGCATGGTGTGGCCTCAAATAGTAGTTTGCTTTGCATGAACAAGAAGAGATTTATAGTGGATTGTTATTGATCAAGTATTGAAGAATGAGTTAGGAATGGGTAGGCAAATAAATTATAGGCAAAGGTTAAATGATAAAGTATACAATATATAATGAATATAAGATAGTCTTGATATTGGTTTGCTTTATGGACAAAGACTTAGAAAATCACTATGCATTGATATTGATCAAGTTGGAAGAATaaagaaggacaatgttattatgAACAAACATTGAAATGCATATTGAGGGTGCCAGGCTAAAATGAATGATATAAGaaatcatgaattggcttgaccatatttggAATATGACTTGGATATGGATAATGTTTGTATGTGTCTTCAAATGGATGTTGCTTACTTTTGTGGTGGATGAGAGCTCTATGCCTCTATCCTAAGCTTCGTGAGACACTCTCAACCCTATCTTTGTGAGATCAAACATTATTTGAGAAATCTAAGTGTTGGGTTGAGAGATTGAATTGGAGAGTAAAAGAAAGCAACCCAAACAAGAAGAACTTGTCAAAttcatgaagcatttgctactctCGGTGTTTCCTAGACAGAAATTTTCTTGAGGGTGAATAATGACAACCTCACATATGGAGAGTTATCATCAATGGAAAGTTGTGTTGGTGTAGGGATTCATACATCGAATAGGCCAAAGCTTGACATTCTCAGAGATTTTGTTGATGTTGAATGTCCTCATCTCACatccgaagaattatcatagaaggAAAGTTGTGTTGGTGCATGGACCCATACATTGAATATGCACTAGTATCCCTCGGTCTGTCATCCCTCGTCCTTAACACTGTTTGTTgaaattagaattgcaaaaccttCGTTGATGCCATAGCCATACCATACCACTCATGTCATGGCCTGATCGTCTCAAAAAATTTATGTCATCTTCCACCTCCCTTAAAAGTTAAAACGCACAGTATATGTGTACAATAGTCATCTAATTAAATTGTGTTGATATCCTTTTAGTTTCTCACACAAGATTATTTTTTATTTCGCTAGCATTTAGTATGAGGCATGGAAGCTGTTTGATTCAAAGTTAGATAAATATAATTAAATCACAAAATAGCTAGCTCATTAACATTGACACAAGCGATACACAATAAATTCCACATTGTGTTTGCTAATAACTAATTGAATGGGAGATTCATAACTATAGATTTTCTAGGTATAGAAAAAAAAATCTTCAAGGTATAGGTGGACATAAGGGGATCCATTCGAGTTAAGGGCATATTTGAAATGTGATTTTTTATGTTTATCTGTTTTCCTATAAAATTCCTGCTAAGGCCATACCTTGGATTTGGTGGCTCATGAACTAAATACATAATTGGGTCCTAAAAACAAGGAAACCAAAGCATATTTTCACTTAACTATAAAGCTTCAGAATATATACAGGTCTTACACTACGGAGAATAGGTCAAATGTTAATTTCTAAAACACTAAAAGTAGTACTCAAGTAACAAACTAGGATCCCTAGCAACAAGATGGCGAGAAGAAAAAAATAAACCGTCATGTAGGCCAGGAAAGCTAGGAGCATCTCTAAGAGTCTTTATAAAATTCACTCTCTAAATTATCACCTGGGGAGTCATTTGCATAAAACCACTTTGTATATCTTTTCAGTCTTCAATAACTTTTTTATATGTTGTTTGCACCATAGAGAGTCATTCACGTTTTCTATCTTTGGCTAGCGAGAAACCCATAATATAAGATAACTATATTTAGATAACCATTTAAATAAGTTGTTGAAGAGTTATTTTTTTTCAACAAAAATCTCTATTCATATTAATTAGGAAGAATATAGAGagtctcttggagttgctctaagttgCAAAAACAAGCTGGTGGACATGGTCATTCGGTCTTACGTTGGCGAGTTGATCCAATTAATTAACAAACAAGAAGTTTCAAACGTCCAAGCCTTTTTGATATGCTATGTTTTATTTTGCTATTTAAAATGTTAGCTATTATTAATAGTCAGGTCTATTCGGTTTAGCTGCAGATTTCTAAAAATATGATTCTAGTTGTGAGTTATGAGAAAGTTGATGTGAGTTGACATATGTGGGAAGTTGTTATGAATTAATAATTGTGGTAAAGTTAAAAGTTATTTAGTTGAAATAACTATCACATGTGAATTCTGCAAGAGTATAactagggatgaaagtggtaattcGAACTTTTAggataaatttaatattttaaaatagatatgtataaaatttgatatt
It contains:
- the LOC100191413 gene encoding uncharacterized protein LOC100191413 — protein: MLGRAAALSAPRWRGGVPDLRAALRSGGNLLFALFVAAVLAFTLLAAFHSPDDPLLHPSSHQLTDFLTSATSTSTFLTDDSVLRTGEDFNSSSTGAAGEVAAGGVEVVAEAVPFIKLSEVGAEAEKTEPETERAVTVDTDAATGEGAAVAEETAVAEAVSCDTEAPVDCTGDRELFNLLMRAAIERFPDLHFYRFGRPVAVPGSPMECDLAWRFRPAADAIGTGRTTYYKDYRRFTLTRDVNTCSLVVDTVGEYHSGVGAKRNGRRKGKKGKKGKQDAPVTDFVPVKTQIRLDENTANNEAAGAAAEPVFVVGEAVNDSLPVVASESDFSRGKYLIYIGGGERCKSMNHFIWGFLCALGEAQFLNRTLVMDLNVCLNARYTSSGKDEERDFRLYFDFEHLKQSASVIDQSQFWQDWGQWHKKDRLKNFYTEDIRMTPMKLRDIKDTLIMRKFGNVEPDNYWSRVCEGETEGIIKRPWHFLWKSRRLMEIVSAIASRMNWDFDSVHVVRGEKAQNTQLWPNLDRDTSPDSLLMALNDKVGAGRYLYIATNEPDKSFFNPLKEKYKTHFLDDFKYLWDENSEWFTETKELSNGQPVEFDGYMRIAVDTEVFLRGKRHVETFNELTRDCKDGVNTCSASS